A region of the Roseiflexus sp. RS-1 genome:
TCGCCTGGAGCGCTTTGCGCGGGAACTCTGTAGCCGCTTTCCCTTTATCACTCAGACTCAAAGCGGCGAGTGGCGCTCCGGTGAGGCGAAGGTCAAGGCGGAGTCACCCAATCGCCTAAGGGTTTTTGAGTCTTTGGGCAAGGATTTTCAGATGCAACTGATCCTGGAAACGACGGCCACCACCTCTGGCCAACTGGAAGCTGCCAGACGAGCCGTAGAGCGCTACCTGGAGCGAAGGAGGTAGAGCATAGGTGCCTACCACCTCATGGGCCTGGGCCGCTCCCCAGGCACCGTCATCGGGCTACTGACCTACCTGGCCCACCGTTATAACCGCTGGAACGCCGATGACCGGCGCTTCTTCGCCCGCTCCGGCGAAGTCCGCCAGCGCCGGGCCGGCGAGAGGGTCGGCGATGTGCAGGCGCTGGTCCTGTTCACCACGCTGGAGGTGCTGAGCGGCGAGGCCAAGGCCTTTGACTATGTGAATAACCCGCCGGGCGAAATCGCAACGGGTCCCCAACAGTCCGGAAGGCCGATGAAAGAGGTCCTGCGCGAATTGTTGCGCCGCGAATGGCCGGCCATCAGTGGCGGGCGAAAGAAGGGCGCCATCTTCTGTTGCAGAGTAGACCGCCGTGACATCAGTACCACCTACGAGCGGGTGGTCCGCGTCGTCGCCGCCCTGGCCAGCGTGGGCGGGCAGGGCAAGGAGATGTGGGCCAACCTGACCGGCGGCAATAATGTGATCAATCTGGCGCTGGAATTAGCTGCCACTCTTTCCGGTGATATAGCCCGTCTCTACTACGTCCAGGCCGAGAACGAGGCTGCCGAAAAGTGCGTGCGCTACACCGCCGAGAACAGCTACTGGGTGGACCTGCCGGTGATGCCCCTGGCGTTAGGCCGACTTCGTCAGACCATCATTCAGGTTCTGAATGACAATGGTCCAATTTCGCTGGAAGACCTGTACAGTTACCTGCAAAATAAGTACTGGGACTTGAGCCGGGGGCTGACCTCAAAAGAGACACTCCGCAATGAGTATCTGGCCCCATTGTGGAAGCAAGGCCTCATTGCCGAGGCAGAAGGCGGCTATGTCGTCGGTCCGCAATGGGAGCTGATCCGACCTTACCAGGAGCTTTTGCAGAAAGCGCGAGATGTCACATTGACCATCGAGAAGCTAGCCGAGGAGAACAAGGATTGGTTGGAAAAAGAAGAGGTGTCGTGGAACTGAATGGCTCTTCTCACCAATCCCCAGGAGATTCGATGATGACAACCCTCATCCAGCTTATCGGTGCGCAGCCGCTGCCGAACCTGTTACCATGGCTGCATCTTAAACCCGATCAGACAATGCTGATCTACACACCACAAACCGATCAGGTCAGACAGCGCATTGAGTCAGTTATTGGCCAGTGTCACTCAATCCGGTGTGATGCCTACGATATTGAGAGTCTGGTCAAGGCGCTTGATGCAGAGCTGGCAAGTCAGCAGAACTCTGACCTTATTTTTAACCTTACTGGCGGTACCAAAGCGATGGTGCTGGCGGCAAATCAGGTAGCAATGAAGCGTGGTGCACTGGTTGTTTATCTTGAGAGTGAGCGCACTCAGAACGTTCTTTATGAGTACCGTTACGATAACCAGCAAAAGTTGCGTTTGCAAGGGAAAACCCTTTTACCAGAGCTTATTACCATCGAACAATTTCTTGATGCCCACATCGGCAAGGGGCAATGGCAGGAGGCAGGTCCCTCGAAAGATATTGGCGGTGCCTTTGAACAGGCGGTTGCCGATGCGATACGGGCCAGACTGTCGCAGGCTGAGGTAAAACAAGGGATCAAGTTCCTGGGAAGTGATAGGCGACCACAGGTAGATCTGGACATTGTTGTGCGCTGTGGTAATCAATTTGCCCGTATTGAGTGCAAATCACAAGGAAAGACAACCACGCTGGATGCGGCGAAGCAATTGAACCTGGTGAGCGAGCTGCTCGGCACGTATACGCGAAAGTTCATCGCTCTGAGTAATGACCCGAACCCCGAACATCAAGCAGTTTATGAGGCAACACGCACAACGGTGATCGTATTGAGCAGCTTTAGCGATACAAACCTGTCTGACAACGATCAGCAGAACTTGGCTAAAACTATCGCGCAGGCTATTGGATGTACTTTGGGGGAGTGAACGGTTAGACAAAGGCTTTGCCTTCGCCTATTCATTGTACTGCCTGAAGAGATGCAACAACACACCGATTGGCGAATGGCTATCTTTGAATGTGGGCAACACATTGTGGCATTTGAC
Encoded here:
- a CDS encoding Card1-like endonuclease domain-containing protein, with the protein product MMTTLIQLIGAQPLPNLLPWLHLKPDQTMLIYTPQTDQVRQRIESVIGQCHSIRCDAYDIESLVKALDAELASQQNSDLIFNLTGGTKAMVLAANQVAMKRGALVVYLESERTQNVLYEYRYDNQQKLRLQGKTLLPELITIEQFLDAHIGKGQWQEAGPSKDIGGAFEQAVADAIRARLSQAEVKQGIKFLGSDRRPQVDLDIVVRCGNQFARIECKSQGKTTTLDAAKQLNLVSELLGTYTRKFIALSNDPNPEHQAVYEATRTTVIVLSSFSDTNLSDNDQQNLAKTIAQAIGCTLGE